The DNA segment CTATTAGCGATGAATTTTCACAAACCAATCTCAGCGCAGGCGCGGGTGCAATTGTCCGTTTTATCACCCCTGAGAAGTTTGGGATAACAACGAAGTTTATTCCAAGTGTTGGGTTCAGTACAGCAAGTGGAGGTTTAATTGGAGGTAATGTATTTTCAATGAAAGGAAAAGCCCGTATAGATTTTTATAACCTCATTTTTAGTAAAAACATAAGTATTGGATACGATTACATTTTTGATTCTTATAATATTGACGGGCAAGAATACGATTATGATCTATCCGGTCATGCAATAACCTTAGGCATCTCTTTGTGAAACCTGAAAAATTCCTTCTCGAGCTTGAACAAATACTAGAACAAGCAGGCTATACCCTTCGCAAAGAGCGGGGTTCTTTTAGAGGTAACGAGTGTATTATAGAGGGACAAAAGCTCGTGATGGTGAATAAGAATAAACCTGTAGAGTCTCAGCTTGGAACAATGGGGCGAGTACTTGGCCAAATCGATCTAACAGGAGTTTACATTAAGCCGGCTGTGAGAAAAAAACTGGATGACCTTTGGGACCAACTTGCTGTAACTCCCGAAGAAACATCTGAGGACTTTGAGTTAGAATGAAAATAACTTTTTTAGGAACAGGCACATCAATGGGCGTTCCGGTAGCGGGGGGATTCAGGCGCGAGAAACTAGCCCACGACCCTAGAAACGAGCGGACTCGGTGCTCAGTTTGGATTCAGGTAAACGGGAAGTCTATTTTAATTGATGCCGGACCTGAGTTTAGAATTCAAAGCATTCGGGCAAGAATTAAAAAAGTTGATCACTTTCTTATCACTCACGAACACATGGACCATATATCAGGGATCGATGATCTTCGTGTTTATTCCTACATAAACGATGCCCCCATTCCTTCTTATTCCTCAGCACAGTGCATACGATCTATAGAAAAGCGTTTTGATTATATGTTTGGTGATGATAAGTATCCCGGATCAACTTCACTTGATTTAAAAGAAGTTTCTGCCCCCTTTGTATTAGATGGTGTGGACATTACACCCCTACCCGTAAAGCATGGCTCTCTTGATATTCTTGGATTCAGGGTAAACGACTTTTCTTACCTGACAGACGTAAAGCATATCCCTGAAGAAACCCTTCAGAAAATAAAAGGATCTAAAGTAATCGCCCTAAGCGCGTTGCGGTGGGAGCCCCAACACCCAACTCATCTTACCATTCCTGAAGCTGTAGAAGTCCTTGAGGAGTTAGACATACCTGAAGCTTACCTTATTCACATGAACAGTTATGTTGATCATGAACCAACCAATAAGCGGTTACCTGAACACATCAATCTGGCATATGACCAACTCTCTATAGAGATTCCAGATTAAAGAAACTTTTTAAACTCTTCTTTTTCTTTAAGCTGATTTACGATGTCTTTTACATTTTGTGCTTTATCAAGTTTACAAACAAGAATTGCGTCGTCAGTCTCAACAACGGCAACACCATCAACACCTACTACTGAAACCATCTTTCCAGACTCAGTATAGATGTAATTCTTCTTTGCCTCGCTGAAAGTAGCCGTCTCTGCGTTAACTACATTTTGATTAGCATCTTTATCACCAAGATCATAAGCAGCCGTCCAGCTCCCAACATCATTCCAGCCAAATTCTCCCGGCACTACATATACATTTGTTGCGTGCTCCATAATCCCATAATCAATTGATACGGATTCACAGGCATGGTAAAACTCATTAATTGCCTCATCATGACCTTGGTTAAATAAGCTGTCTTTTGTGGCGCTAACATGTCCAAACATATCAGGTAAATGTTTTTCAAACTCTGCTAATACCGTTTTTGCAGACCAGATAAACATTCCGCTGTTCCAGAAGTAATCACCGGAGGCTAAAAATGCTTTTGCAGTTTCAAGATCCGGCTTTTCTTTAAACGCTTTTACAGGGTGAATTTCTTTTTTATTGAGTTCTTCTGATACGGTATTATCCCCATGAATATATCCATATCCTGTTTCCGGCCTGTCAGGGTTAATCCCTATGGTAAGCAGATTCTCACCTTGTTTCGCTTTTTCAACAGCCGCTTTTAAATATTTTTTGAAGGCTTCTGGTTCAGTAATATGATGATCGGCAGGAAGCACAACCATAACCGCTTCGGGATCTTTTTTATATAACATCTGTGCTGCAATTGCTACACACGGAGCCGTGTTTTTAGCGACCGGCTCTCCGACAATATTATGTTCCGGCACCTCTGGAAGCTGCTCTTTCACAATATCCACATAGCTATTGTTAGTAACTACCAATATCCTTTCCTGTGGTATCATTGATTCAATTCGCCGGGCGGTATTTTGAATCATCGTTTCTTCACCGACGAGTCTTAAAAATTGTTTAGGAAGCTTCTTTGTGCTTTTCGGCCAAAAACGAGTTCCTGATCCACCCGCCATAATTACTGCGTACACCATCTAAAATATCTTTTTTGTTTGTTGTTAGAGGATGGAAAAGGTACAACTAAAAAGATTAAACTCGAACCGGATCTGACCGGCGTAAGCTAATGGTGAATGTAGAGCCTACATTGGGTTCACTCTCTATGCTAAACTTTTCTCCATGAGCTTCCATAATGTGTTTTACTATAGCAAGACCAAGTCCGGTTCCGCCACGCTCTCTTGACCGAGACTTATCTACACGGAAGAACCGCTCTGTTACACGAGGAATATCCTTTTCATCGATTCCCATGCCTGTATCTTTAACAGAGACAAAAACTCGTTCCGGCTGTTTTGGCTTAGTAAATACGTTCACCTCAACTTTGCCATTCGGCATATTATACTTTATTCCATTTTCTATCAGGTTAATTAAAACCTGTTTAACCTGATTCTTGTCTGCTTTAACCCTGATGTTTTTATCAAAATCATGAATCGTTAGTTCGATATTTTCTTTTTCGGCTTTGTAATTCAGGCTTTCAATAATATCATGAAGCACTTCATATAAATAAACATCTTCGATTTCAGACTTCAGCTCACCGGTTTCAAGTTTCGAAATCTCCATCAAATCTTTAGTCAAATAGATAAGCCTATTAACATTTCTCATGGCCTTTTTAAGGAAGTCCCTGTTAACCTCCTCATCTTCCAATGCCCCGTTCAGTAATGTTTCTATGAAACCCTGGATAGCAAAAATTGGAGTTTTCAGTTCATGAGAAATATCTCCAATAAACTCTTTCCTATAATTCTCTATTCGATTTAATCGCTGTATTTCTCTCTCTATTGTACGGCTTGATTTTACCCCCTGTTTTATCAAATAGTCCACCTCATCGTGATAAGGGGTAGTCACATTTTCATATTCCACAAACCTTTTGCGCGCCATATTTTTGAATAGCTGGTTTATAGTATCAATGCGCTTATTGGTGATGTAATATGTAATCGCATAGGTCACAACAAGAACGATGCCTGCAAATAATACCGAAATTGTTCCAGCCTCTTTAGCAACAAACCCAAAACCGAGAAGCAACAGGAGAAATAAAATGACCGAGGTGCATATAGAAACATATATAGCTACCCGAAAGCCAAACCTAAAAACACCTCGTTGTTTTTTCTTTTTAGATTTACTCATTCTTTAAATCTGTAGCCCACTCCTTTTACAGTTTCAATGTAATGGTCTCCCAGTTTTTCCCGGATCTTTCTCACATGTACATCTACAGTGCGATCTACCACATAAACATTATCACCCCAAACCTTGTTCAATAGCGTTTGGCGATCTCTTACTTTACCTCTTCGGCTGGCTAAATAGAACAACAGCTCAAATTCCTTTCTCGGCAACTGAAACTCTTCTTCTCCTTTTGTGACGATGTAGCGGTCTTTATCGATAGAGAGGTCATGAACATCAAGCCGGTTCACCTCTTCTTCCGTTTCATCAAACCTTCGCATAACGGCTTTAATTCTGGAAATAAGCTTTGTCGTACTAATGGGCTTGGTGATATAATCGTCTCCACCTTTATCTAAACCCTCGACCTCTGTTTTTTCGTCACTTCGTGCGGTAAGAAATATTATGGGGGTAGATTTAAGCTCATCATCGGCCCGCATGGTTTCAACTGCTTCCATGCCATCCATCTTTGGCATCATAATGTCCATCAGTACTAAATCCGGTTTATGCTCCTTGGCAATTTCTATCCCCTCCTCGCCATTCTCGGCTTTCAAAACGGCAAAGCCTTCTTTTTTGAGATTGTATTCAATCAGATCGAGCAGATCTTTTTCATCATCTACTACAAGTATGGTATTTTTAGCCACGGTTGATGGGTTTTGTGAAGGATTTCAGATAAACAATGGTACTAATGTCCCATATTAATAGAAAATGAATAGGCATTAAGAAATTGTTATGCAAATCCTTGTTTAAAATAAGCAGAATAGTCTTTTTACTTTTTTGGAAAAAGCTACCCTAACAAATAACCAACACTTGCCGGTTGGCGTAACAGCCACCCCGTTAAACTGTAACGCTGAATATTGGTGGTTAATACTTCATGCTCTATGGTATCGCTTTTAATTAAAAGCAGTCTTTTTCCAAGGGGTTCTATTATGATCTCTTGCTCATCTTTATAGATCACAAGCTCTCCTCCATCACCCTTTTGCCAATTTTTATTCAGATAAATCAATACCGTGATTTGGCGATTTGTGCGCTCATTAAACTGATCTAAATGCCGGTGATAATGGGTTCCAACAGGGTATTTAGCGATGTGAAACTCTGATCCGGAAAGGCTTAGGTAGCAAAATCGTTTGAGGTTATAAATGAGCTCATTTTTAAGTTCGAAAAAGGGGGATAGTTCTGTATCTCGTTCTTCTTCAAGCCAATAAATGAAATCTCCCCTAACCTCAGCTTTAAGCTGAAAGTCTTGTTGTGCTCCAATTCCTGCTTTCTTAAGCTTGTCACTATTCTCAACATCGGAAAAGAATTTCATAATGTGGTTGTATAGTTCATCAGAAATAAAGTCGTCTACAACTACATAATCATTTTCGGCTAACTGGTCCATCCAGTTAATCCAGGTTTCTTCGGTGTAATTCATAGCTTTTGGAAATGAGAGTGGCTTTGTTTCCGTTAAAGAATAGAAATCAATGATACGGGCTTTTTAAATAGAAAAGAATAATCGGTGTTTGTTGGTTGAAATTATATTTTATGTTCCTCGTAATAACTTCTCTTTCTTTTCACATAGCTATGCCTAATATTACCTTATGAAATTTTTCACCTCGCAGATCAGCTATTTTGTTTCTAACCGGAACACCAAAACCAATATAAAGCGACTTATCAGGTTTTTGCTCATTCTGATACTTATGATTGCTGCTTATGGTGTTATTTTTCATGAAATCATGGAAATGGAGGGCCAGAAACATTCCTGGATGACCGGCTTCTACTGGACGCTTACCACCATGACGACTCTGGGTTTTGGTGATATCACTTTTACTTCTGATTTAGGGAGAGCATTTTCCATACTTGTTTTAGTCTCTGGTGTGATTTCGCTGCTGATTATGCTTCCTTTTACTTTTATTGAATTTTTCTACGCTCCATGGATGGAGGCTCAGCACCGCGCCCGAGCTCCTCGGGAACTCCCAAAAGGAACAAAAGACCATATTATTATTACCAGCTTTGACGCCATCACCAAGGCACTTATTGAAAAGCTAGATCAGTATGACCATGAATATGTGCTTTTAGTTGGTGAGCTTCAGGAGGCCCTGGACTTATACGACCAGGGTTATCGTGTTATGCTCGGTGAAGCTGATGACCCCGAAACTTACCGAAAAATGTGTGTGCAAAATGCATCCCTTGTGGTTGCTGGTGGCACGGATATGTTTAATACCAATGTTGCTCACACCATCAGAGAGCTCAGTGATGATGTCCAGATCATCTCTATAGCAAATTCATTTGATTCCATAGACATCCTGAAATTAGCAGGAAGCAACCATGTGCTCCATATGGGTGAAATTCTTGGAAGAGCTTTATCTAGAAGAACCTTAGGCCAAGATGCCCGGGTACATACCGTGGGACGTTTTGGGGAATTAGTGATCGCTGAAGCCACCACTTTTATGACTCCGCTGGTTGGTAAAACGCTGAAAGAAAGTCGACTTCGTGAAGATTTAGGAATCAACGTGGTTGGGGTTTGGGAGCGCGGAACTTTTGAAGGCTCTCACCCTGATCTTGAAATCAAAGAACATAGCGTATTGGTTTTAGCAGGAACCATTGATCAGCTTCGTCTTTATAATGAGCTTTTTGGAATTTATAGCGTAAGTGACGAACCGGTCGTCATAATTGGCGCAGGACGGGTAGGAAGAGCCGCTGCTCGAAACCTCGAACAAAGAAACATCAAATATAAAATCGTTGATAAAAACCCGGATCGAATTCTTGATCCCGAAACCTATATTCACGGTGATGCTGCTGATCTAAAAACGCTTAAAAAAGCGGGTATCGAACAAGCTCCCAGTGTAATTATCACCACTCACCTAGATGATGTTAATATTTATCTAACCATCTATTGCAGAAGCCTTCGTCCAAATATTCACATCATTTCCAGATCTACACTAGAGAGAAATGTGAATACTCTTCACCGTGCCGGAGCTGATTTTGTAATGTCTTATGCTTCTATGGGCGCCAATGCCATCTTCAATATTTATGAAGAAAATGACATCGTAATGATAGCGGAAGGACTTAATGTATTCAGTCTTAAAACGCCTTCTAAAATTCAGGGCAAATCTTTGATAGAATGTGACATCAGAAACAAAACTGGATGCAACGTCATTGCTTATCAAAAAGATGGGATGCAGGTTATAAATCCTAATCCAAATGACCCCATCCCAAGCGACAGTGAAATTATACTGATCGGTGAATCAAAGGATGAGGATAAATTCATCAACTTTTATAAAAAAGCCGGGGACTAATCCTCGTTATCTTCAGCGGATAACTTTCGGGCCAAAACTATAGCTTCTAAAATAATCCATATTGTGAAGCCCAGAATAATTGCCCCAAAAATAAAGAGGAGCATATTCCCTTCTGTTTCGCCATAGCCCGACCAATCAAAGAGCACTTGTTTGGTCATAGCCCAAAGAGTCATAATCAAAAGAAAGATCATGGGGACAACTGTATAAATTATACTTCTTCCTTTCTTCTTCAGCCAGATGGTAACCAGTAGTAAACTTATTCCCGCCAGCAACTGATTTGAAGTACCAAACAATGGCCATAGCAAATAACCACCAGAGCCCAATCCGCGAGGTCCTTCAGGAAGTAAAACCAAGGCGGCACTTGCTCCCACCGCAATCACTGTTGAGGTATGGAGTTTAGTTAAAGGCTTAATTTTATATTCTTCCCCCAGCTCGTTAATAATGTATCGCATAAGCCGTACCGATGTGTCCAGAGTCGTTGCTGCAAAGCTAATTACGATCACAGCAATAATGGTTTTGGCTACTTCCAGAGGAATCAACAACGCCGTTGTAAGCTGAGCAGCTCCTTCTACAAAAATATTTAGTCCCACAGCTCCGGCTTCAGAAAAGGAATGATAGACATCCATAAATTCCCCCGTGCTATTGAAATAAGTAACAATTGCCACGATGGTTATTAAAGCGAGCGAGCCTTCTCCGATAGCTCCCAAATATCCAACAAACCGAGCGTCCGTTTCTTTATCTAACTGCTTAGCAGTTGTTCCTGAAGAAACCAATCCATGAAAACCTGAAATAGCTCCACAGGCAATGGTTATAAACAGTAAGGGAAACCAGCTTACATCTGATGTTTCAGGATTGGTTGCCGGGGCAGTTATTTCGGGACTGCTTATAAAAAGTCCCAGATATAAAATTCCCAAACCTAAAACCAACTGGTAGGCATTTATTAAGTCTCTGGGCTGCAGTAAAAGCCAAACCGGAAGCGTCGATGCGAAATAGACATAGATCATCAAAACCAAAATCCAGATGAAGAATGCCATTTCAATTCCGCTTAATCCAAACAGAACTATACTTTCAGCCCCTCCAAAATATTGAACAAGATCGATCTGAAGAATTGGAACATAACTGGCAATAATGGCTGTGAAATACATCACAAAAAGGACCAGTAGTGTTGGAATAATCATTCCTCCGGTTTTCTTAAAAGATCTATACCCAATCCAAATGGCTAGTGGAATTTGAATAAAGATAGAAAGAACTGTCGCCGGGAAGGTTATAAAGAGGTTAGAAATCACCCACGCAAAAACAGCATTTACCATCAGCACTAAAATCAGGATAATGAAGAGAAAAAGCAGTTTTGCACGAGACCCTATCAGTTTATCAGCCAGTGTGCCAACCGATTGTCCTTTATTTCTTACGGATAGAACCATGGTTCCAAAATCATGGACCCCGGCTGCAAAAATCGTCCCTAAGACGACCCAAAGCATCGCAGGAACCCAACCCCAGTAAACAGCTATGGCGGGCCCGACAATGGGTGCTGCACCTGCAATAGAGGTAAAGTGATGCCCTAACAGTACCCATTTGTTCGTTGGCACAAAGTCCACCTCATCATTGTACTTATGAGCCGGAGTCATAAAATCAGGATTTAGCTTGTAAATCTTTTCAGCAAGGAATTTTGAATAGTATCTATACCCAATAAAGAAGAGTATTAATGATGCGGCGGCCACCCAACTTGCTTGCATAAATTATCCTGATTTGTTTTGAGTTTACTCCAACAGATTGCGCTTTAATTACTATTTTTCGATTTGTGATGCAAATAGTCTAAAACTCATGTATGATCGAACTTTTCTTATAAAATTAGTACAAGCCCGGATGCCTTTTGGACAGTATAAGGATCGGTATATCACTCAGCTTCCCGTTCATTATCTGGAATGGTTTTCACGCCAGGGATGGCCCAGTGGAAAGCTTGGACAGTATTTGGCAACGATGTTTGAAATTAAGACCAACGGACTGGATGACGTTCTAAAACCTATTATCCGTCAGCACCGATAAAATTTTTAATTTCTAGTGTAACATATTTTTTACATCGCGTAAAGAACATTTGACACTCAACTAAATTACTTATTATGTCAAAGCAAGAAATTTTATCCTGGACTTCCATCAGTTTCTCATTTTCCTTAGTCTTTTTTTATGTGATGTTTGTTTTCGGATGGCCTGAAGTCCTTCCTGATTATTCAGCCCGCTTCACCAAAATATTCTTTAATGTTTTTTGGATCGCCATAATCGTTGAGCTGATTATCGATTTCACTGAAAGTAAAAACCGGGTTAATAAAGATGAGCGTGACGAAAAAATTGAAGCTGTTGGTCACCGCTACGCATATCGTTTTTTAACTTTTATGATCGTTGCCATTCTATTTCAGATACTTCTCTCCAATTTACTCGGTAAAAGCGGAAGTGAATATCTTTTATTTGGACAACCTAAAATGATTTTCCATGCCCTTTTCCTTGTCTTATTTAGCGCAAGTATTATTAAACGCTTAACTATGATTTATCATTACCGAAAGAGCTATTGATATGGAAGACGGACAAATCACAAATAACATTCGAAAGCTCCGGTTTTTGGCCGGTGAAATGACTCAGGCAGAATTGGCCGATAAAGTAGGCGTAACCCGACAAACCATTAATGCCATTGAAGCTGCTAAATATGCTCCTTCCTTAGAGCTCGCATTTAAAATTGCAGCCGTTTTTGAAAAGCCACTGGAAGAAGTGTTTAGGTATAAACCTTAGAGTTGGATACTTCTTCTTTTCATTATCATTTTTTTAAATCATTTACCCCGAAAAGGCTCTCCTTTCCAAAAAAAATCAATTGTGGATTACTTTTAGAAAATTCATTTCTTCAGAATCCCTTCACTTCTTTTAAAGATATCTAAAGGGTTAATCGTCTATTAACTTTTGCCTTAGCAAAAGGCTGACTTTTGTATTCATTTTTAAGCTTTAGTAATCCTCTCCTTCCTAAAGAAATTTCATCAAGAGCCGATAATGTAACTCATACGTTGGGCAAAGTGCTCAAAAAACCGATTCTGCTATTGATGTTGATAACTCAGTAACAGCTTAAAAGAAACAAATTTACCGTCATGCTTAAAATTAAACTTTTTATTACGACCGTTTTCCTAGTTCTCGTTATGGGATTGGAAAACACCTATTCTCAGACATTCTGGGAGCCTACGACTAATATCACTGGTTATATTTCTACCGAGTTTAACTATTTCGATGATATTGATGATTTTGGTATTAATTATGGTGCCTCTATTGCTGAATCAGGAATATTGGTTACCTACCGACCTACTTCAGATTTTACCATTAAAAGTGTATTCGTTTACCGACCCGGATATGATTTTGATCTTATGCTGAATGAAGTATTTGGAGAGCTTAAAATATCAGATGCTCTGAAGTTTAAAACAGGACGTTTCCTTACTCCATTAAGTCCAATGAATACCTATTACTACGCACCTGTTAACACTAGTGCTACTCTACCAATTATTATTACTAACAACGAAAACTTCCCTTTAAATATAGATGGTGTTTCTGTTAACGGTACTATTGGTAATACTTTTAAAGTAAAATATGATGTTTTTGCTGGTGGTTATACCAACTCAACATGGAAACCCTCCGGAGCAATTGGTTTCTTCGGTCAGGAAGTGCCTTACTATAAAACCCAAATTAACTCCCAATTTACTATTGGTGACTCATATAACGGTTCTTACAATGTAGGAGTTGGAGGAAAAATAAGCGTTGCTTTTGAAGACTATGTAGAAGTTGGTGCTGGTTTCTTTAATCCTAAAAAAGAAACAATGCCTATTGCGATAAGCCTTCCTGAAAATGCTTTAGGTGCAGGATCTCCTGCGATGAACCTAACATCACCAACTGGCATTAAACGACCAACATGGGGTTATAATGCACAACTAAGCTATGGAAATACCAAAATTAACGCTGAATACTGGACCGGAGATATTCAGTTAGATAATATTGCATATGATTTTACGGGATCAGGAAATCCAACCGTACTTTCGCCGGAATCCGAAGTTGAATTGGAAGGAAGGTTCATTCAGGCAAGCCACCGTATCGATAAAATTACACCATACGTCCGATATGAGTTTCAACATACTTCTGATGCTAAATATAAAAGATACTCAGCAGGGGTAAATTACAAACCCAGCTTTACACAAACGGTTAAACTTGAGTACGTGCGATATGACCATGACAGTGGTAATATCAATGGCTTAGTTGCTGCCCTTATCTACTCATTCTAATTACTCGAACCATGAAAAATCTATTATTTCTCATAATATTTACAGTTGCTGCGGCAACACAAGTTAATGCTCAGACATACAAGGTTATCGTAAATAGCGCTAACTCTACTGAGAGCATTTCAAAAAAAGATCTGTCTGATATCTTCCTTAAAAAGCAAACAAGCTGGAAAGATGGTACTTCTGCTACACCCGTTGATTTAGGAACCCGCTCTACAACCCGTGCGGCATTTACTCTAGATGTACACGGCCAAAGTATTGGAGCTATCCGAAGTTACTGGCAGGAAGCTTCTTTCTCTGGATCTGCAACTCCTCCGTTGGAAAGAAAAAGTGATGCTGATGTGGTTGCTTTCGTTTCTGCCTATCCGGGAGCGGTTGGGTATGTTTCAGATGCTACTGATGTAAGCGGAGTTAAAGTTCTGACTGTTAAATAAGAACGTAATCAATGTTCTAAATCAGTCCAGTAATTACTGATTAACAAAAAAGCCGGTTATGCATATAATCGGCTTTTTTTATATCAACTCGTTTTAAAAAATCTGCTCTTTCAACCTATAGGGTTTAGCAGTTGAATCTAT comes from the Balneola sp. genome and includes:
- a CDS encoding DNA-binding response regulator — translated: MAKNTILVVDDEKDLLDLIEYNLKKEGFAVLKAENGEEGIEIAKEHKPDLVLMDIMMPKMDGMEAVETMRADDELKSTPIIFLTARSDEKTEVEGLDKGGDDYITKPISTTKLISRIKAVMRRFDETEEEVNRLDVHDLSIDKDRYIVTKGEEEFQLPRKEFELLFYLASRRGKVRDRQTLLNKVWGDNVYVVDRTVDVHVRKIREKLGDHYIETVKGVGYRFKE
- a CDS encoding mannose-1-phosphate guanylyltransferase; protein product: MVYAVIMAGGSGTRFWPKSTKKLPKQFLRLVGEETMIQNTARRIESMIPQERILVVTNNSYVDIVKEQLPEVPEHNIVGEPVAKNTAPCVAIAAQMLYKKDPEAVMVVLPADHHITEPEAFKKYLKAAVEKAKQGENLLTIGINPDRPETGYGYIHGDNTVSEELNKKEIHPVKAFKEKPDLETAKAFLASGDYFWNSGMFIWSAKTVLAEFEKHLPDMFGHVSATKDSLFNQGHDEAINEFYHACESVSIDYGIMEHATNVYVVPGEFGWNDVGSWTAAYDLGDKDANQNVVNAETATFSEAKKNYIYTESGKMVSVVGVDGVAVVETDDAILVCKLDKAQNVKDIVNQLKEKEEFKKFL
- a CDS encoding 2OG-Fe(II) oxygenase gives rise to the protein MDQLAENDYVVVDDFISDELYNHIMKFFSDVENSDKLKKAGIGAQQDFQLKAEVRGDFIYWLEEERDTELSPFFELKNELIYNLKRFCYLSLSGSEFHIAKYPVGTHYHRHLDQFNERTNRQITVLIYLNKNWQKGDGGELVIYKDEQEIIIEPLGKRLLLIKSDTIEHEVLTTNIQRYSLTGWLLRQPASVGYLLG
- a CDS encoding carbon starvation protein A, yielding MQASWVAAASLILFFIGYRYYSKFLAEKIYKLNPDFMTPAHKYNDEVDFVPTNKWVLLGHHFTSIAGAAPIVGPAIAVYWGWVPAMLWVVLGTIFAAGVHDFGTMVLSVRNKGQSVGTLADKLIGSRAKLLFLFIILILVLMVNAVFAWVISNLFITFPATVLSIFIQIPLAIWIGYRSFKKTGGMIIPTLLVLFVMYFTAIIASYVPILQIDLVQYFGGAESIVLFGLSGIEMAFFIWILVLMIYVYFASTLPVWLLLQPRDLINAYQLVLGLGILYLGLFISSPEITAPATNPETSDVSWFPLLFITIACGAISGFHGLVSSGTTAKQLDKETDARFVGYLGAIGEGSLALITIVAIVTYFNSTGEFMDVYHSFSEAGAVGLNIFVEGAAQLTTALLIPLEVAKTIIAVIVISFAATTLDTSVRLMRYIINELGEEYKIKPLTKLHTSTVIAVGASAALVLLPEGPRGLGSGGYLLWPLFGTSNQLLAGISLLLVTIWLKKKGRSIIYTVVPMIFLLIMTLWAMTKQVLFDWSGYGETEGNMLLFIFGAIILGFTIWIILEAIVLARKLSAEDNED
- a CDS encoding MBL fold metallo-hydrolase, which produces MKITFLGTGTSMGVPVAGGFRREKLAHDPRNERTRCSVWIQVNGKSILIDAGPEFRIQSIRARIKKVDHFLITHEHMDHISGIDDLRVYSYINDAPIPSYSSAQCIRSIEKRFDYMFGDDKYPGSTSLDLKEVSAPFVLDGVDITPLPVKHGSLDILGFRVNDFSYLTDVKHIPEETLQKIKGSKVIALSALRWEPQHPTHLTIPEAVEVLEELDIPEAYLIHMNSYVDHEPTNKRLPEHINLAYDQLSIEIPD
- a CDS encoding transcriptional regulator, with translation MEDGQITNNIRKLRFLAGEMTQAELADKVGVTRQTINAIEAAKYAPSLELAFKIAAVFEKPLEEVFRYKP
- a CDS encoding potassium transporter TrkA, encoding MKFFTSQISYFVSNRNTKTNIKRLIRFLLILILMIAAYGVIFHEIMEMEGQKHSWMTGFYWTLTTMTTLGFGDITFTSDLGRAFSILVLVSGVISLLIMLPFTFIEFFYAPWMEAQHRARAPRELPKGTKDHIIITSFDAITKALIEKLDQYDHEYVLLVGELQEALDLYDQGYRVMLGEADDPETYRKMCVQNASLVVAGGTDMFNTNVAHTIRELSDDVQIISIANSFDSIDILKLAGSNHVLHMGEILGRALSRRTLGQDARVHTVGRFGELVIAEATTFMTPLVGKTLKESRLREDLGINVVGVWERGTFEGSHPDLEIKEHSVLVLAGTIDQLRLYNELFGIYSVSDEPVVIIGAGRVGRAAARNLEQRNIKYKIVDKNPDRILDPETYIHGDAADLKTLKKAGIEQAPSVIITTHLDDVNIYLTIYCRSLRPNIHIISRSTLERNVNTLHRAGADFVMSYASMGANAIFNIYEENDIVMIAEGLNVFSLKTPSKIQGKSLIECDIRNKTGCNVIAYQKDGMQVINPNPNDPIPSDSEIILIGESKDEDKFINFYKKAGD